The following are encoded in a window of Drosophila simulans strain w501 chromosome 3L, Prin_Dsim_3.1, whole genome shotgun sequence genomic DNA:
- the LOC6738557 gene encoding transketolase-like protein 2 has translation MSNAKLDSKVVQNLKDVAQKLRIHSITSTQAAKSGHPTSCASLAEIMTVLFFQQMRLNLKHPRDPSSDRLVLSKGHAAPILYAAWAEAGLFPVEELRNLRKVDSDLEGHPTPRLSFVDVSTGSLGQGISVAAGMAYVGKYLDKADYRTYVIVGDGEATEGAVWESLHFAGHYCLDNLCVIFDMNKVFCSDVGTEMEVYRERLDAFGFNALVLNGHDIDELVKAFINAASTKGKPTALLARTVKGKDFLGIEGIEEMHAQPLGKRAEAAIKHLQMKIANPNVRLSPKKVGKCGHAPEVHINNIMLCSPPNYRLGDSVAPRLAYGTALAKIAADNPRVIALDGDTKNSTYADKMRNAFPERFIECFTAQQNLVGVAVGATCRRRTVAFVSTYATFFTRAFDQIRMGAISHTNVNFAGSHCGCSIGEDGPSQMGLEDIAMFRSIPGSTVFYPTDAVSTERAVELAANTKGVCFIRTTYPNTTVIYNNDEVFAVGLGKVVRQKPSDEVLLIGAGVTLYECLAAAERLEEDCITARVIDPFTVKPLDVRLLVKHGKLCRGRIVVVEDHYQQGGLGEAVLSALADYRNFVVKHLYVTTVPRSGPPAVLLDMFGVSSRNIYKASLAIMKK, from the exons ATGTCGAACGCTAAGCTGGACAGTAAGGTCGTGCAGAACCTGAAGGACGTGGCCCAGAAGCTGCGGATCCACTCGATCACCTCGACGCAGGCGGCCAAGTCGGGACATCCGACATCCTGTGCCTCGTTGGCCGAGATAATGACGGTGCTGTTCTTCCAGCAGATGCGCCTGAATCTGAAACATCCCCGCGATCCTTCCAGCGATCGATTGGTGCTGTCCAAGGGACATGCTGCGCCCATTCTGTACGCCGCTTGGGCGGAGGCAGGACTCTTCCCCGTGGAGGAGCTGCGAAATCTGCGCAAGGTGGACAGTGATCTAGAGGGTCATCCCACTCCACGGCTGAGTTTCGTCGATGTGAGCACCGGATCCCTGGGACAGGGCATCTCCGTGGCCGCTGGAATGGCATATGTGGGCAAATACCTGGACAAGGCAGACTATCGTACTTATGTGATCGTGGGCGATGGCGAGGCTACCGAAGGAGCAGTCTGGGAATCGCTCCACTTTGCCGGCCACTACTGCCTGGACAACCTGTGCGTAATCTTCGATATGAACAAGGTCTTCTGCTCGGACGTAGGCACTGAAATGGAGGTTTACCGGGAGAGGTTGGACGCCTTCGGCTTCAATGCTCTCGTCTTAAATGGCCATGATATTGATGAGCTGGTCAAGGCCTTTATTAATGCGGCCAGCACCAAGGGTAAGCCCACGGCTCTTCTAGCCAGGACGGTTAAGGGAAAGGACTTTCTGGGCATCGAAGGAATCGAAGAAATGCACGCACAGCCACTGGGCAAGAGAGCCGAAGCTGCAATCAAGCACTTGCAG ATGAAAATCGCAAATCCCAACGTGCGCCTGTCGCCCAAAAAGGTGGGAAAgtgcggccacgcccccgagGTGCATATTAACAATATAATGCTGTGCAGTCCGCCCAATTATCGGCTGGGAGATTCGGTAGCCCCACGCTTAGCCTACGGAACCGCCCTGGCCAAAATCGCGGCTGATAATCCTCGGGTAATAGCCCTTGATGGCGATACAAAGAACTCCACTTATGCGGACAAGATGAGGAATGCATTTCCAGAGCGTTTCATCGAGTGCTTCACCGCACAGCAGAAtctggtgggcgtggccgtgggaGCCACCTGTCGTCGTCGCACTGTGGCCTTCGTCTCGACGTATGCCACCTTTTTCACCCGGGCCTTTGATCAGATCCGCATGGGCGCTATTTCGCACACAAATGTGAACTTCGCGGGCTCCCACTGTGGCTGCAGCATCGGCGAGGATGGTCCCTCCCAAATGGGACTGGAGGACATAGCCATGTTCAGGAGCATTCCCGGGAGCACGGTCTTCTATCCCACGGACGCAGTTAGCACGGAGAGGGCGGTGGAACTTGCTGCCAATACTAAGGGCGTGTGCTTCATCCGCACCACGTATCCGAACACAACGGTGATCTACAACaatgacgaggtgtttgccGTGGGACTCGGCAAAGTGGTGCGCCAGAAGCCCTCGGATGAGGTGCTCCTGATTGGAGCCGGCGTCACATTGTACGAGTGCCTGGCCGCTGCGGAGAGATTAGAGGAGGATTGCATCACGGCGCGGGTGATCGACCCCTTTACAGTGAAGCCCCTCGATGTCCGACTACTCGTAAAGCATGGAAAACTGTGTCGTGGAAGGATCGTCGTGGTGGAGGATCACTACCAGCAAGGCGGATTGGGCGAGGCGGTCCTCAGTGCTCTGGCTGACTACCGAAACTTTGTGGTCAAGCATCTCTATGTTACCACTGTACCGAGATCAGGCCCTCCTGCTGTTCTGCTGGACATGTTTGGGGTCTCCTccagaaatatatacaaagcAAGCCTGGCCATCATGAAGAAGTGA